The proteins below come from a single Fusobacterium nucleatum genomic window:
- the ruvC gene encoding crossover junction endodeoxyribonuclease RuvC — MRVIGIDPGTAIVGYGIIDYDKNKYSIVDYGVVLTSKDLSTEERLEIVYNEIDKILKKYKPEFMAIEDLFYFKNNKTVISVAQARGVILLAGKQNNIAMSSYTPLQVKIGITGYGKAEKKQVQQMVQKFLGLSEIPKPDDAADALAICITHINSLGSKLSFSGTNNLKKIVVPSGKNKISLEEYKNLLKK; from the coding sequence ATGCGTGTTATAGGAATAGATCCAGGTACAGCAATAGTTGGATATGGAATTATAGATTATGATAAAAATAAATATTCAATAGTTGACTATGGTGTTGTACTCACTTCAAAAGATTTAAGCACAGAAGAAAGATTAGAAATTGTATATAATGAGATAGATAAAATTTTAAAGAAATATAAGCCTGAATTTATGGCAATAGAGGATTTATTTTATTTTAAAAATAATAAAACTGTAATTTCTGTTGCACAGGCAAGAGGTGTTATTTTATTGGCAGGTAAACAAAATAATATTGCTATGTCAAGTTATACTCCACTTCAAGTTAAAATTGGGATTACAGGTTATGGTAAAGCTGAAAAAAAGCAGGTCCAACAGATGGTACAAAAATTTTTAGGACTTTCTGAAATACCTAAACCTGATGACGCTGCTGATGCTTTGGCTATCTGCATTACTCATATAAATTCATTAGGTTCTAAGTTAAGTTTTAGTGGAACAAATAATTTGAAAAAAATAGTAGTTCCCTCTGGTAAAAATAAAATATCTCTTGAGGAATATAAGAATTTATTAAAAAAATAA
- a CDS encoding MgtC/SapB family protein → MPNILEMIDNFLNLKFTNELTVEVVFFRLFLAIILGGIVGYEREKNNRPAGFRTHILVCFGAAIVSMVQDQLRLNILDLARTEGTAVASVLKSDLGRLGAQVISGVGFLGAGSIMKEKGETIGGLTTAAGIWATACVGLGIGWGFYNIAIVAIVFMIIIMATLKKLESRLVKKSRLVKFEVKFFDTDDFANGLIEAYEVFRQKSIKISEIDKYQDEGTVTFTVNIKGRNNISDVVVSLSSIKNVEYVKDV, encoded by the coding sequence ATGCCTAATATACTAGAAATGATTGATAATTTTTTAAATTTAAAATTTACTAATGAATTAACAGTTGAAGTTGTTTTTTTTAGATTATTTTTAGCTATTATTCTTGGTGGAATTGTTGGCTATGAAAGAGAAAAAAATAATCGTCCTGCTGGATTTAGGACACATATTTTAGTGTGTTTTGGAGCAGCTATTGTATCTATGGTGCAAGACCAATTAAGATTAAATATTCTTGATTTAGCTAGAACTGAAGGAACTGCTGTTGCCTCTGTTCTAAAAAGTGACTTAGGAAGACTTGGAGCCCAAGTAATAAGTGGTGTTGGTTTCTTAGGTGCAGGTAGTATAATGAAAGAAAAAGGTGAAACTATTGGAGGGCTAACAACTGCTGCTGGCATTTGGGCAACTGCTTGTGTTGGTTTAGGAATTGGTTGGGGATTCTATAATATTGCTATTGTTGCAATAGTGTTTATGATTATTATTATGGCTACTTTGAAGAAATTAGAATCAAGACTTGTAAAAAAATCAAGACTTGTAAAATTTGAAGTTAAGTTTTTTGATACAGATGATTTTGCAAATGGGCTTATAGAAGCCTATGAAGTTTTTAGGCAAAAATCTATAAAAATTTCTGAAATAGATAAATATCAAGATGAAGGTACAGTAACTTTTACAGTGAATATAAAAGGAAGAAATAATATTTCTGATGTTGTTGTTTCACTTTCATCAATTAAAAATGTTGAATATGTAAAGGATGTATAA